The following coding sequences lie in one Hippopotamus amphibius kiboko isolate mHipAmp2 chromosome 17, mHipAmp2.hap2, whole genome shotgun sequence genomic window:
- the LOC130839518 gene encoding uncharacterized protein LOC130839518 — protein MADQFFQRKPWDLEQFRPDQDSDSEGLFDKPPPEEPRAVRGPKSPWVAGRKAGRRTAGRAQGARPGQPPKAKARPPPQEEAPPLDEGCYLDHFPHLSIFIYAAIAFSITSCIFTYIHLQLA, from the coding sequence ATGGCTGACCAATTCTTTCAGCGCAAACCCTGGGACCTCGAGCAGTTTCGCCCGGACCAGGACTCTGACTCCGAAGGCCTGTTTGACAAGCCTCCTCCAGAAGAGCCCCGCGCTGTCCGCGGGCCCAAGTCCCCGTGGGTCGCGGGCAGGAAGGCCGGTCGGCGCACCGCCGGGAGGGCGCAGGGGGCCCGCCCCGGGCAGCCCCCCAAGGCCAAGgcgcgccccccaccccaggaggagGCGCCTCCACTAGACGAGGGCTGCTATCTCGACCATTTTCCGCACCTCTCCATCTTTATCTACGCAGCCATCGCCTTCTCCATCACCTCCTGCATCTTTACTTATATCCATTTACAGCTTGCCTGA